A window from Pichia kudriavzevii chromosome 5, complete sequence encodes these proteins:
- a CDS encoding uncharacterized protein (PKUD0E01820; similar to Saccharomyces cerevisiae YBL092W (RPL32); ancestral locus Anc_7.424; intron in 5' UTR): MAPQLNPKIVKKHTKKFKRHHHDRYHRVGESWRLQKGIDSCVRRRFRGTISAPKIGYGSNKKTKFLRPDGKKTFVVSNLKDLEVLLLHTETYAAEIAHNVSAKNRVEILSRAKAIGVKVTNPKGRVTLQA, translated from the coding sequence ATGGCTCCACAATTGAACCCAAAGATTGTCAAGAAGCACACCAAGAAGTTCAAGAGACACCACCATGACAGATACCACAGAGTTGGTGAAAGCTGGAGACTTCAAAAGGGTATTGACTCTTGTGTCAGAAGAAGATTCAGAGGTACCATTTCTGCTCCAAAGATTGGTTACGGTTCTAACAAGAAGACTAAGTTCTTAAGACCAGATGGTAAGAAGacttttgttgtttctaACTTGAAGGATTTAGAAGTTCTTTTATTACATACCGAGACTTACGCAGCTGAAATTGCTCACAATGTTTCTGCAAAGAACAGAGTTGAAATTTTGTCCAGAGCTAAGGCTATTGGTGTTAAGGTCACCAATCCAAAGGGTAGAGTTACTCTTCAAGCTTAA
- a CDS encoding uncharacterized protein (PKUD0E01830; similar to Saccharomyces cerevisiae YBL093C (ROX3); ancestral locus Anc_7.425): MSRSRKACQLGNVYHLQQATPSVAFVLLLMSIKGDKQTSNGNYYFVTPLSGYPAVEPSFDDDLIQLYNLKDISQALNRVNADGSKGTKLRKSYKSHISDLSGKHTIPKEDRSFVNIALTPDNPELVKPKIEKFDLNYLDKVLNFEKTGPTGIPGFDPSKLVLPGDNTKKEKKRKATSAATSPEQLPDIKRRQI, translated from the coding sequence ATGTCTAGAAGTAGAAAGGCATGTCAGCTGGGCAACGTTTACCACTTGCAACAAGCTACACCAAGCGTTGCATTTGTGCTGCTCTTGATGTCGATTAAAGGtgataaacaaacaagcaATGGTAACTATTATTTTGTTACACCATTAAGTGGATATCCAGCTGTGGAACCTTCGTTTGATGACGACTTGATTCAACTTTATAACCTTAAAGATATATCTCAAGCATTGAATAGAGTCAATGCAGATGGCTCTAAAGGTacaaaattgagaaaatcgTATAAGTCCCACATTTCTGATCTTTCAGGGAAACACACGATCCCAAAGGAAGACAGATCTTTTGTTAACATAGCGTTAACTCCGGATAACCCTGAACTTGTGAAACCGAAGATAGAgaagtttgatttgaattaCCTAGATAAAGTACTgaactttgaaaaaacaggGCCAACAGGCATTCCAGGGTTTGACCCGTCTAAGTTAGTGTTACCAGGTGACAATACcaaaaaggagaagaaacGTAAGGCAACGAGTGCTGCTACTTCACCGGAGCAATTACCCGATATTAAAAGAAGACAAATTTGA